In Caproiciproducens sp. NJN-50, the following are encoded in one genomic region:
- a CDS encoding DUF2207 domain-containing protein → MVSKARFGRLILFTAMLFSMIPLSGCSDYGQHSKQVLDQLNISAVLMENGDMTVSETWKVDLKDRNRPYRNLYRSFPMDAEKADDITDLTVYDEDRRISYSFAGDVDPESVSGDEMQDRCYLHRSGQDVEIGWFMPALKRGVRTFTFSYRLKNIVSVYADTAVLYNYFLSNNFSMPITSLSGTVRFPSGGLKDNVNAWLHTDVSSNLSIDSADQIGFRASSIPAGHSVEVRLCMPPQLFPSSGKISSQSVLSGIQKEEQQWADEYAQKLHREFVLGILDAVSAVLVIILSLYFFFRLRKKNRRYPVTVPEYTREIPPGNSPGGIANLYYFYSGLREKEKNRMFSATLLSLARKGLVRFESSGDRLSVILTGDSDGKELTESEKVFFELIFTVGEESENSFTMKEFEEYAQQHGSYVSSKMEDFLAAAKREISKRGYYEARPILFSTSKWVGALLVFLAAAVFLSTSFLNALLVYLPLSLLISGALLWVGGSAKMKLSERGEYEYGVWHGLKKYMVEFSRMKEYGVPQLELWEEYLVYATMMGVSGEVCKQLRMAYPQLGEAAFRDQYFTGSYLYFMFGPRIYWGGLAPARGTFDFGAALGSSFQQIGSAATRLSNPAMNGGGKFGGFGGFGGGGLGGGGFSGGGGGFGGGGGGGVR, encoded by the coding sequence ATGGTTTCAAAAGCTAGATTTGGCAGACTGATTCTTTTCACGGCGATGCTTTTCAGCATGATCCCGCTTTCCGGCTGTTCGGACTATGGCCAACATTCCAAGCAGGTTCTGGATCAGCTGAACATCTCCGCCGTTCTGATGGAAAACGGCGATATGACGGTTTCGGAGACCTGGAAAGTCGATCTGAAAGACCGGAACAGGCCTTACCGCAATTTGTACCGTAGTTTTCCGATGGACGCCGAAAAAGCGGACGACATCACGGATTTGACTGTCTACGACGAAGACCGCAGGATTTCCTATTCGTTCGCGGGGGATGTGGACCCGGAAAGTGTTTCCGGAGACGAGATGCAGGATCGGTGTTATTTGCACCGGTCGGGGCAAGACGTTGAAATCGGCTGGTTCATGCCCGCGCTCAAAAGGGGCGTCCGGACCTTTACTTTTTCTTACAGGCTGAAAAATATCGTCAGTGTCTATGCAGACACGGCGGTTCTATACAACTATTTTCTGTCGAACAATTTCAGTATGCCCATCACGTCGCTCAGCGGTACCGTCCGCTTCCCGTCCGGCGGCTTGAAGGACAATGTGAATGCCTGGCTTCATACGGATGTGAGCAGCAATCTGTCGATCGATTCGGCCGATCAGATCGGATTTCGTGCTTCTTCCATCCCGGCCGGGCATTCCGTGGAAGTGCGCCTTTGCATGCCCCCGCAGCTCTTTCCGTCTTCCGGAAAGATTTCCTCCCAGTCCGTTTTATCCGGAATCCAGAAGGAAGAGCAGCAATGGGCTGACGAATATGCGCAGAAGCTCCACAGGGAATTCGTGCTTGGAATCCTTGATGCCGTCAGCGCGGTTCTTGTGATCATCCTGAGCTTGTATTTCTTTTTCAGGCTTCGCAAAAAAAACAGAAGGTACCCTGTTACCGTTCCGGAATACACCCGCGAAATACCTCCGGGAAACAGTCCGGGCGGCATCGCCAACCTATATTATTTTTATTCGGGTCTGCGTGAAAAAGAAAAAAACAGGATGTTTAGCGCCACTCTATTAAGCCTTGCACGGAAGGGCCTTGTCCGTTTTGAAAGCAGCGGGGACCGGCTGTCCGTGATCTTGACCGGGGACAGCGATGGAAAGGAACTGACGGAGAGTGAAAAGGTCTTTTTCGAGCTGATTTTCACAGTGGGCGAGGAATCGGAAAATTCTTTTACGATGAAAGAATTCGAAGAATACGCACAGCAGCATGGCTCATATGTCAGCAGCAAAATGGAGGATTTTCTGGCTGCGGCAAAGCGGGAAATTTCAAAGCGGGGGTATTATGAAGCAAGGCCGATTTTGTTTTCTACTTCCAAATGGGTTGGCGCCCTGCTTGTCTTTCTTGCGGCCGCCGTATTTCTGTCGACGAGCTTTTTGAATGCCCTGCTGGTCTATCTGCCGCTTTCCCTGTTAATTTCCGGCGCTCTGCTATGGGTCGGCGGGTCCGCGAAAATGAAGCTGAGCGAAAGGGGAGAGTATGAATACGGCGTGTGGCACGGCCTGAAAAAATATATGGTTGAGTTTTCCCGGATGAAAGAATACGGGGTGCCGCAGCTCGAACTCTGGGAGGAGTATTTGGTTTACGCGACCATGATGGGTGTTTCCGGCGAGGTCTGTAAACAATTGAGGATGGCGTATCCCCAGCTTGGGGAGGCCGCTTTTCGTGATCAGTATTTTACCGGCAGTTACCTGTATTTTATGTTCGGGCCAAGAATTTACTGGGGAGGGCTCGCGCCGGCGCGGGGCACCTTTGATTTTGGCGCCGCTCTGGGCAGTTCCTTTCAGCAGATTGGTTCGGCTGCCACAAGGCTTTCCAATCCGGCGATGAACGGCGGCGGAAAATTCGGCGGAT
- a CDS encoding LemA family protein, with protein MGWIPLAVLLGILLILIIWCVSAYNKLVSFSVRVDNGWAQIDVQLKKRVDLIPNLVETVKGYAAHEKSTLSEVTKWRSAAMNSKTPEEAMENNAKLSKAIFNLFATAEQYPELKANQNFLDLQGQLREIEGKIAMSRQFYNDTAMKYNEYVMHFPSNLIASVFHFERKKYFEVEEADRSVPQVKF; from the coding sequence ATGGGTTGGATTCCGCTGGCAGTACTTTTGGGGATTTTGCTGATTTTGATTATCTGGTGCGTTTCCGCGTATAACAAATTAGTATCGTTTTCCGTCCGCGTCGACAATGGATGGGCTCAGATCGATGTGCAGCTGAAAAAAAGAGTCGATTTGATTCCGAATTTGGTAGAGACCGTGAAGGGCTATGCCGCTCACGAAAAGTCAACTCTGTCAGAGGTGACGAAATGGCGCAGCGCGGCAATGAATTCCAAAACCCCGGAAGAGGCAATGGAAAATAATGCGAAGCTATCAAAGGCTATTTTCAATCTTTTCGCCACCGCTGAACAATATCCCGAATTGAAGGCAAATCAGAACTTTCTGGACCTGCAGGGACAGCTGCGTGAGATTGAAGGAAAAATCGCGATGTCCCGTCAGTTCTATAACGATACTGCCATGAAATACAATGAATATGTCATGCATTTTCCATCGAATCTGATCGCGTCGGTTTTTCACTTTGAACGAAAGAAATATTTTGAAGTCGAAGAAGCGGACCGGTCTGTGCCGCAGGTAAAGTTTTGA
- a CDS encoding redox-sensing transcriptional repressor Rex yields MPRRENVSMSVIRRLPRYYRFLSHLKDKGVTRISSTELSAKLGLTASQIRQDLNCFGGFGQQGYGYIVSQLCDEIANILSLASQYPTVLFGAGNLGRAIGTHMSFEMEGFHLIGIFDSSPDRIGMELANLKVKDVSEMEEFCKKEKPVMAIFCLPPSAAAELAEKLYSLGIRNFWNFSHYDISMQYPDAIVENVHLNDSLMTLCYRISNKTLK; encoded by the coding sequence ATGCCAAGACGTGAAAATGTTTCAATGTCTGTTATCAGGAGGCTGCCCCGATATTACCGTTTCCTGAGCCATTTGAAGGACAAAGGGGTGACAAGAATTTCTTCGACGGAGCTTTCCGCCAAGCTGGGGCTTACCGCTTCCCAGATCCGCCAGGATCTGAACTGCTTCGGCGGATTCGGCCAGCAGGGATATGGGTATATTGTCAGCCAGCTTTGCGATGAAATCGCCAATATTCTCAGCCTTGCCAGCCAATACCCTACGGTGCTGTTTGGGGCCGGCAACCTCGGCCGCGCGATCGGGACCCATATGTCTTTTGAAATGGAAGGCTTTCATTTGATCGGCATCTTTGACAGCTCCCCTGACCGGATCGGGATGGAACTGGCCAATCTCAAGGTGAAGGACGTTTCAGAGATGGAGGAATTCTGCAAAAAGGAAAAACCCGTAATGGCTATTTTCTGTCTTCCCCCAAGCGCGGCGGCGGAACTGGCTGAAAAACTCTACAGTTTGGGAATCCGAAATTTTTGGAATTTCAGCCATTATGATATTTCCATGCAATATCCGGATGCCATCGTCGAGAACGTGCATTTGAATGACAGCCTGATGACATTGTGTTACCGCATTTCCAATAAGACTTTAAAATAA